The genomic segment CTGTTCCAAGTTATCTTTAGGAATTTGAGCGAGGCTTTTTTGCCTGTATAAAATTATGGAGGAAGCGCGATTGGGATTGGTCAAAGGTATCAAATACGTGGTGGGGGATTGTTCAATTTCAACTAAAAAAGGGATTGACCCATTTCAACCAGGAAGAAATTATTACCTTTGCGAAAAAGGTTGAAAAGTCCCTTGCTAATAAAGGAGCAAGAGTAGCTATTGTAGCTCGTGTGGGACAGTCTCCGAATGATTTGCCAGACGGCATCAGCTACACACATGTGGCTTATTGGGTGTATTCCAATATACAGACTTCTGATGGCAAAAATATCCGTGGCTACCAGATATATAACCTATATCAAAGAAATGAAGAGTTAGATGTAAGCGACTTGGTAAACGACTTTCCAGTAGATTATTTTGCAGGAGTCTTTGACCTTAAAGCTGGCATTGTGATCCCAAAGCCAAAATTACAGAAAGCAATCTTAAATGTTATTGTCTCTGACACCTACAGCAAACTACATAACCCCAATTATTCTATAGTTGCCAGCCCGTTCAACAACCAATATCAAAATTGTACAGAGTTTACACTAGATATTTTACTGAGCGCGGTGTACAGCACAGATGATATGGATCAACTAAAGGCAAATGCAAGGGAGTATTTCACTCCTCAAACAGTTAGTTTGAGTCCACTAAAAACTTTGTTAGGACCGATTTTTGTTCCGGATTTTACTATGCGAGACCATAAAGATGCCATTGAAACGACTACATTCACTACTATAAAAAATTTCATGGATAAATACGGATTGACGCAAGAAGCATACTCAGTTAATTAGCGATCTCCTGCCGAATAAATTCGAACGATCTTTGAGATTCGAAAACGTCAGTCAAAATCGATATCTCTCAGCGGCCGGTCGCCTGACTTATCCACGTTTTTTTGCGCTTCCTTGAATTTTTCATCCAGGACCCGACCGCGTTCCTTGTGAGATTCACTGCGTTTTTTAAAAAGCGCTTCCTGCTCTTTTTTCTGGGCATCCAGCCCCTTGACCATTTCCGAAAGCGACACCGCAGGCTTCGGCTTTTCTTCCTGCCAGATGACCTCCCCCGTTTTTACATCGATTTTTAACTTGGTCTCGCAACACGGACACACCGTTTCTATTGAATTTATACCCATATGACCCCCGCAAAAAAAATCCCCTGAAACCCCTATTATCCTTAACCTTAGTGTTATTATAGCAAATTCTTCAAAGTCCTTTAGCCCGCTTTTTTATGAAACCTCAGGGATTTTTCATCACAGGAACCGATACAGACATCGGAAAAACCGTCGTCACCGCCTGCCTGCTGGCACTTTATCGAAAGCACCAGCGGAGCGTCGGGGTCATGAAACCCTTTGAAACAGGGGTCGATCCGGAATGCAGTTCCGCGGCCAATTCCGACGCCAAATTTCTTATGGAGATTGCCCGGTGCCCTGATGACTTATCTCTGATATCCCCGGTCCGCCTGAAGCCGGCGGCTTCCCCCTATCAGGCGGCTAAAATGGAAAACCGCCCGATTCAAGTTGACAGCATCCTGCATAGCTTTCAGACCCTGGCTGATAAATATCAAAACATGCTGGTGGAGGGAGTGGGCGGCCTCATGGTTCCCATTGCGGAAAACTACCTGATCTGCGATCTGGTCCGCGATCTGGGCCTGCCACTTCTGGTGGTCTCACGCAATGCTCTGGGGACCCTCAATCACACCCTGCTGACCCTGAAGGTCGCCAAACAGGAAGGTATCCACGTTTGCGGTGTCCTCCTCAACCGCACCCAACCGGGAGAACCCGATGAAATAGAAAAGGGTCATGCAAAGATCATCAGCGAATTTTCCGGGGTTCCGGTGCTGGGGGAAATCCCCTTCATCGGCAATGTGTCAGAAGGAAGCTTTTCCGGAAAATTATTGGACCGGCTGGAGGAGAGTCTTGATCTGGACCTTTTATGGCCCAAGCGGTAACCAGAAAGCGTTGCCCGTCGTGAACAAACCTGCTCTTCGCATAGAAGACGGCTAGGATTCAGGGTTGAACTGATAACCTTTCTCCCGAACCGTCACTATATGCTTGGGTTTTTGCGGTTTTTTCTCAAAGTATTTCCGTAAGCGGGCGATGAAATTATCCACCGTGCGGGTCTCCGTTTCCGGACCGAAGCCCCAGACTTTATCCAGCAGTTCTTCCCGCGTCACCACCTGACCCTTTTTGGAGATCAGCAGTTTCATCACCAGCGCTTCTTTAACGGTCAGAAAAAACTCCTTGGAGCACCCCCTGGCTTTTCCGGTGCCAAAATTGATCCACATTTCCCCAAAGTGAAACGTTTCCTGATCCTGGACGGGCTCCTTGTACCAGTCCCAACGCCTCAGAATCCCCTTCACCCGAAGCAACAACTCCGGGAGATGAAAGGGCTTGGCCATATAATCGTCAGCACCCACTTCCAGCCCTGCGGCCCGGTCTTCTTCCGTCGATTTGGCGGACAACATGAGGATGGGAAACCGGGTATTGCTTTCGCGGATTTTTTTGGCCACCTCGATGCCTCCCATTTTTGGAAGCATCAGGTCGAGGATCATCAAATCAAACGTCTGCTCGCCCATGCATTGCAGGGCGGCTTCCCCGTTTTCAGCAACCAATACCTCATACCCTTCCCGTTCGAGATTGAACTTGAGGCCCTTGGCAAGATGAGTTTCATCCTCGACAACCAGTATTTTTTTGGATTGCGTCATGATTGCAGTTGTTCCTGCTTTTCTCTGGAAACAGCCCTCCGGTCAACCGCCTTGTCCAACGGCAGCGCCACGGTAAAAACCGTCCCCTTCCCGCGTCCTTCACTGAAGACCCGTATCTGTCCCTTATGAGTACGCACAATTTCCTTGGAAATGAAAAGCCCGAGACCCGCGCCTTCTATATTCTGCGAGTCCTTATCGGTCACCCGGTAAAACTTTTTAAAAATTTTCTTCACATCTTTTTTTTCGAGACCCATTCCCTGATCGATAAAGTCGATTTCACAAAATTTTTTCTTTTTTTGCATCCGTATCGTTAAGGGAGACCCTGCGGGGGAATACCGAAGCGCATTTCCAATGAGATTGTTAAACACCATCCGCATGGCCCGCTGATCCACGAGCAGAACCGGGTCATCTTCCAATTCCAGCGTGACCTTGCAGTTTCTCTCCTCAAACTGACGCTTGAGCCCTTCCACCACCTCACGAATAAACGCTCCCATTTCTACCGATTGAAACTGCAACTGCATGCGTTTGGGGTCATACTTGCTCGACTCCAGAATATTGTCGATCAGAGCAGCCAGCCTCTCGGTGTCGGTCAGCATGGTTTCGACAAAATCCTCCGTATCTTCTTTGGACACTTCCTGATATTTCAATGTCTCCAGATAAAGTTGAATGGAGGCGAGCGGCGATTTCAATTCGTGAGAAACACTGGAAACAAAGTTACTCTGCAACTTGTTCAAACGGGCTTGTTTATTCCAGTAAACGAAGATCATGTAGACCCCCGCCAAAATGATCAGCATCAGGAAGCAGCCTTCCAGCAGAATGATCCAGTTGAAATCCTCGGCAAACAGATCGGGACGGATCTTCTGGGCAAACTCCTGGAATTTTCGGCTGTTCTTTACATACCAATTGATCCAGACCGCCATCAAAACGATCCAGGCAACCTGGATTCCGATGAAGATAAAAATCGGATGGAACAAGGCCCTGAGCTTATTCATTCCTCAGCCCTTCAAATTCTTAAACAAGTTTTATTTTTCACCCTGCAGTCCCCCTCCATTCGCCGCCAATAGATTAACACTTGAGTTCTAATTAATCCGCCTTTTTCTCGGGGTTTTCCTGAAGCCCCCCCGAACCTTCAATATTACATAAGTTTTACAAAAAGTTTGATGGCGAGTGGTTATCATGAAACTCAGGTAATATTAAAACATTTTTTACTTTAAAGAGGAAATTCATGACTGCCGCGATCAAAGAAATCCAACCTACGTATACGTTCAATAAGGGGACCGCAGGTTTTTTTATTTTCTTGCATTTAGGGGCTCTTCTGGCTTTATTTCCTTTTGCGTTCTCCTGGAGCGCCGTGGCGGTATTCTTTTTCCTCCATTGGCTGACCGCCTCCATCGGCATTTGCCTGGGATTTCATCGATACCTGACCCACCGCGGAATGAAACTGCCTAAATGGCTGGCTTATTTTGTGGTCTTTTGCGGAACGCTGGCCTGTGAAAACGGACCGATCAAGTGGGTCGCCCAGCACCGGATGCATCATGCCGGTTCTGACACCGTCCGCGATCCCCACAGCGCAAAAAAGGGCTTCTGGTGGGCTCATTTCCGATGGATGCTGTATACCCATCCCGAATTCGATGATCGGGAAACCATCCTCAATTACACCAAGGATTTCTCGAACGATAAGTTTTACCGTTTCCTGGACGATCACTTCGTTAAAATCCAGGTTGCCTTAGGGTTGGTTCTGTTCGCCATCGGTGGGCTTCCCTGGGTGGTCTGGGGAATTTTCCTGCGCATCGTTCTGGTGTATCAAAGCACCTGGTTCGTGAACAGCGCCGCTCATTATTTCGGCTACAAAACCTTTAAGCTGGAAAATGACCTGTCCACCAATTGCTGGTGGGTAGGAATCATCGCTTACGGCGAGGGCTGGCACAACAACCATCACGCGTTTCCCAAGTCAGCCAAACACGGGCTGCTCCCCTGGGAGTTCGATATGACCTGGATGGCGATTTGCGTTTTGAAATTCTTTGGACTGGCCAAAGACATCAAAGTCGCGAAAGTGGTGCGGCAAACCTGCAAAGAAACTTCTCGAAAAACTTTTATTGGAGAGGTGGTCGAACAAGCGGCCTGAACCTGAACTCCAGTCCATTTTCTTCAGACACCCCACGGCTCCCCGTGGGGTGTTTTTTTTCGCCATCTGAAATTCGTCAAAAACCCATTACCAAACGACTTTTTTTACCCCGGCCAACCGGGATAGTTCCATGATCATTCCTTCCTTCAAGTCTCCCTTTTTAAACGTAACCGTGTATTTGATCTCGACCTCGGAATTCATGCGATCGAAGGTAAAATGCTTGTCATCAATATTCATTCCAGACACCTTCAACTTCGCTTCACAAGTTCCCGAGACCTTTTCATATGCCTCGCTATCGACCTTCACCACCAGATCTCTATAATTCTGAACGCTGACCCAGTTCTCCACGTAACGGAATAAAACCAGAACCATCAGCGCCGCCAGGGTGGCACAAATTGCCAAGGGATAAAACTTCTTTCCGATCACGATCCCCAGCCCGGCTACAAACCAGATACTTCCGGCGGTCGTCAGCCCGCGTACAAGGTTCCCTTCCCTCAAAATGGCGCCAGCCCCTAGAAAACCGATCCCTGTTATGATCCCTGCGGCCACGCGGTCGGGGTCATATACCGCAGATCCCATTTCTCCCAAAGTCTTTTGGGAATACTCCGAAGCCAGCATTAAAATGGCGGAACCAAGGCACACCATCACGTGCGTCCGCAAACCCGCAGGACGTCCGTGCAATTCCCGCTCTAATCCGATAGCTCCCCCCAATACGAGAGCCAGCAGCACGCGAAAAAACACAGAGGAATCTATCAGCCAATCGCCGGAAAACATCAATCTTCCGCCTCGATCCCGAAGAGTGGATCAGTCATTGAACTCAAATTCGACATGGTACCCCGCGTATTTTCTCAGGTTGATCACCGTTTTCTCTAAAATCAAATATTGCCCCTTAATCCCAATCAGCCGCCCCGTTAACTCATTGACCTTATCCAGGTTGTGGCTGGATATTTTTTGCGGAACCGCCTCGACCGGATAAGTGAAGGTCTGCACCGCTTGATCCTCCAACATATATTCGCGCAGATCCTCCGGCACCCACTCCACCACTTGACTGCGGATCTTTGGCAGGTCGACAGGGTCCACCTCCCCTTTCAACATTTTCCGCCAATTGGTCTTATCCGCCATATGCTCCGAAATCGCCACCTCGATTTTTCCTGAAAGAATTCGCTCCGGAACTTTGGCAATGATCAACGCCTGAACCGCTCCCTGGTCGATCCACCGTGAGGGAATATTAAAATGCCGGGTGATTCCCACTTTGACCCCAGAAGTCAAAGATAGATAAACATAATGATCGACCGCACAGTATTCCCGGTAAAACTCCCGGTCGGCTTCCGTACCGTGTTCGTGTTCACACAATTCAGGACGCACAGAGCACATGGCGTTCTCCGGCAGATCCCGGGCGCAGGGAAAACAATATCCCTGGTCATAGGT from the Nitrospinaceae bacterium genome contains:
- the bioD gene encoding ATP-dependent dethiobiotin synthetase BioD codes for the protein MKPQGFFITGTDTDIGKTVVTACLLALYRKHQRSVGVMKPFETGVDPECSSAANSDAKFLMEIARCPDDLSLISPVRLKPAASPYQAAKMENRPIQVDSILHSFQTLADKYQNMLVEGVGGLMVPIAENYLICDLVRDLGLPLLVVSRNALGTLNHTLLTLKVAKQEGIHVCGVLLNRTQPGEPDEIEKGHAKIISEFSGVPVLGEIPFIGNVSEGSFSGKLLDRLEESLDLDLLWPKR
- a CDS encoding DNA-binding response regulator; this encodes MTQSKKILVVEDETHLAKGLKFNLEREGYEVLVAENGEAALQCMGEQTFDLMILDLMLPKMGGIEVAKKIRESNTRFPILMLSAKSTEEDRAAGLEVGADDYMAKPFHLPELLLRVKGILRRWDWYKEPVQDQETFHFGEMWINFGTGKARGCSKEFFLTVKEALVMKLLISKKGQVVTREELLDKVWGFGPETETRTVDNFIARLRKYFEKKPQKPKHIVTVREKGYQFNPES
- a CDS encoding two-component sensor histidine kinase — translated: MNKLRALFHPIFIFIGIQVAWIVLMAVWINWYVKNSRKFQEFAQKIRPDLFAEDFNWIILLEGCFLMLIILAGVYMIFVYWNKQARLNKLQSNFVSSVSHELKSPLASIQLYLETLKYQEVSKEDTEDFVETMLTDTERLAALIDNILESSKYDPKRMQLQFQSVEMGAFIREVVEGLKRQFEERNCKVTLELEDDPVLLVDQRAMRMVFNNLIGNALRYSPAGSPLTIRMQKKKKFCEIDFIDQGMGLEKKDVKKIFKKFYRVTDKDSQNIEGAGLGLFISKEIVRTHKGQIRVFSEGRGKGTVFTVALPLDKAVDRRAVSREKQEQLQS
- the desC1 gene encoding acyl-CoA desaturase, producing the protein MTAAIKEIQPTYTFNKGTAGFFIFLHLGALLALFPFAFSWSAVAVFFFLHWLTASIGICLGFHRYLTHRGMKLPKWLAYFVVFCGTLACENGPIKWVAQHRMHHAGSDTVRDPHSAKKGFWWAHFRWMLYTHPEFDDRETILNYTKDFSNDKFYRFLDDHFVKIQVALGLVLFAIGGLPWVVWGIFLRIVLVYQSTWFVNSAAHYFGYKTFKLENDLSTNCWWVGIIAYGEGWHNNHHAFPKSAKHGLLPWEFDMTWMAICVLKFFGLAKDIKVAKVVRQTCKETSRKTFIGEVVEQAA
- a CDS encoding methyltransferase; the encoded protein is MFSGDWLIDSSVFFRVLLALVLGGAIGLERELHGRPAGLRTHVMVCLGSAILMLASEYSQKTLGEMGSAVYDPDRVAAGIITGIGFLGAGAILREGNLVRGLTTAGSIWFVAGLGIVIGKKFYPLAICATLAALMVLVLFRYVENWVSVQNYRDLVVKVDSEAYEKVSGTCEAKLKVSGMNIDDKHFTFDRMNSEVEIKYTVTFKKGDLKEGMIMELSRLAGVKKVVW